Proteins encoded within one genomic window of Theobroma cacao cultivar B97-61/B2 chromosome 7, Criollo_cocoa_genome_V2, whole genome shotgun sequence:
- the LOC18593183 gene encoding uncharacterized protein LOC18593183, with amino-acid sequence MAEMKDAHVVEIPVDEEHQQKLSCALNTITAIQNHPLTEISQSPGHLLLLKLWQREEDLFGRRIAHKESRLDSIKREIFQLCCFFLIFHGFFFNILFTSSVSAQEHHTCKKWWIPSLVSMSTSLVFVFLAQVKLCRHWKVWGQLQRERNDNRALTRCIQELRMKGASFDLSREPHIGKRMKSSSVEIKWKPLTWCSQYLITLCLVCFSGLVFPACKFVLCGI; translated from the coding sequence ATGGCTGAAATGAAAGATGCCCATGTTGTAGAAATCCCAGTAGATGAAGAGCATCAACAGAAGCTCTCATGTGCTTTGAACACAATCACAGCAATCCAAAACCATCCACTGACGGAGATCTCTCAGAGTCCAGGCCATCTTTTGCTTCTCAAGTTGTGGCAAAGAGAGGAAGATCTTTTTGGCCGCAGGATTGCTCACAAAGAATCCAGGCTGGACTCTATCAAGAGAGAGATCTTTCAGCTgtgttgtttctttttgatCTTCCATGGGTTTTTCTTCAACATTTTGTTTACATCTTCCGTTAGTGCCCAGGAGCACCACACCTGCAAGAAATGGTGGATACCATCCCTTGTTTCAATGTCAACTTCACTTGTGTTTGTGTTTTTGGCTCAGGTTAAGCTCTGCAGGCACTGGAAAGTTTGGGGGCAGTtgcagagagagagaaacgATAACCGGGCACTTACAAGATGCATTCAAGAACTGAGGATGAAAGGGGCAAGCTTTGATTTGTCCAGGGAGCCTCACATTGGCAAAAGGATGAAGAGTTCCAGCGTCGAAATCAAATGGAAGCCTCTAACATGGTGCTCTCAGTACCTGATTACTCTTTGTCTTGTTTGCTTCTCAGGTTTAGTTTTTCCAGCCTGCAAGTTTGTTCTCTGTGGAATTTAA